Proteins from one Besnoitia besnoiti strain Bb-Ger1 chromosome XIII, whole genome shotgun sequence genomic window:
- a CDS encoding DEAD/DEAH box helicase domain-containing protein (encoded by transcript BESB_030640), producing MGNVCLECFAAPPEAKTIKRKRAAALHPDARSFARCADAINTEGDSGCLAGPRGAMSDDVLSVLLRGVRLPRNPQPDAAASSSSTASTASCGISAPVFQLPAGLSRRPARGKAEPRASGDAAAERADVPVDFFSVYGEASAGSRRAAKPRKAAEAALSATSAGEPGASDEEAPAGDTGPTKPTTGVALRRKNRIYVKAGADVLIPPPFASFADALAPLTSCTAAAEPVQQSTQKTCKRARDAEQAQQAPAESIEQAVLSLPTWLRESLKRRGVEKPTPIQMQARHSRCAQRAFSTAIPLLLGRQHLLATAPTGSGKTFAFLLPLIALLKKPGKEFARLLVICPSRELARQTQREFDSLAGARGFRCRLLDEQKLRQDQTSSVKRLDAAITTPLRLVQFLRDGRVSLAQCRHVVLDEADKLLDLGFAPQLDEILASCTCPRLQVCLFSATLPPEVLRLADSLLHNPIHISIGAPNAAASSIEQELLFCTNEEGKLLALRTLHLTGKFIPPVLIFVQSKERAKHLYCELVYDGIFVECIHADKTKKQRDDIVEAFRRGQIWVLICTDVMARGVDFKNVELVINYDFPQSAAVYIHRIGRTGRAGRRGRAITFYTTADIPHLRSVVGVMQQTSTCQVPEWLQKMGKMTAKQKRDLQRRAPERKPILTTPAIDVRREKQRQQAIEASKAKKKRKLEASRVSGSSP from the exons ATGGGAAACGTCTGTTTAGAGTGCTTTGCAGCCCCGCCTGAGGCGAAAACGATAAAAAGGAAGagagccgccgccctccacccCGACGCGAGGTCTTTTGCCAGATGCGCGGACGCGATCAACACAGAG GGTGACTCGGGCTGCCTCGCAGGTCCCCGCGGCGCGATGTCTGACGACGTGCTCTCTGTGCTGCTGCGAGGCGTGCGCCTCCCGCGGAACCCGCAGCCTGacgcggctgcctcgtcttcctcgactGCGTCGACCGCCTCCTGCGGAATCTCCGCGCCAGTCTTCCAGCTGCCTGccggcctctctcgccgcccaGCCCGCGGCAAGGCGGAACCAAGGGCTAGCggggacgccgccgccgagcgcgctgACGTGCCTGTCGACTTTTTTTCGGTTTACGGggaggcctccgcaggctcacgccgcgccgcgaagccccgcaaggccgcagaggcggccctCAGCGCCACCTCGGCGGGGGAGCCCGGCGCGTCCGACGAAGAGGCCCCCGCGGGGGACACGGGCCCGACGAAGCCGACCACGGGCGTGGCTCTGAGGCGGAAAAACCGAATTTACGTCAAGGCTGGCGCGGACGTCCTCATCCCGCCGccgttcgcctccttcgcggacgccctcgcgccgctcacCAGTTgcactgcggcggcggaaccCGTGCAGCAGAGCACGCAGAAGACGTgcaaacgcgcgcgagacgcagaacaAGCCCAacaggcgcctgcagagtccATCGAACAGGCTGTGCTGTCGCTCCCGACCTGGCTCCGCGAGAGCCTGaagcgccgaggcgtcgAGAAGCCTACCCCCATCCAAATGCAGGCAAGGCACTCTCGCTGCGCACAGCGCGCTTTTTCAACC GCGattccgctgctgctcgggCGGCAGCACCTGCTGGCCACCGCGCCCACAGGCTCGGGGAAGACCTTCGCGTTTCTGCTCCCTCTCATCGCGCTGCTCAAG aagCCCGGGAAGGAGTTCGCCCGCCTGCTGGTGATTTGTCCTTCGCGAGAGCTcgcgcgacagacgcagcgcgagtTCGACTCGCTTGCAG gcgcgcgaggctttCGGTGTCGGCTGCTAGACGAGCAGAAGCTGAGGCAAGATCAAACTTCGAGTGTCAAGCGCCTGGATGCCGCTATCACGACGCCTCTCCGGCTGGTTCAGTTcctccgcgacggccgc GTTTCCCTAGCTCAGTGTCGCCACGTCGTGCTGGACGAAGCAGACAAGCTCTTGGACCTCGG gttcgcgccgcagctggatGAAATTCTCGCGAGCTGCACTTGTCCGCGCCTCCAagtctgtctcttctcggcCACGCTTCCGCCGGAggtgcttcgcctcgccgactCGCTGCTGCACAACCCGATCCACATCTCCATCG GGGCGCCGAACGCGGCGGCTTCTTCAATCGAGCAAGAGTTGCTTTTCTGTACAAATGAAGAAGGAAAactcctcgccctgcgcacGCTTCACTTGACTGGCAAGTTCATTCCACCCGTCTTGATCTTTGTTCAG AGCAAGGAACGCGCCAAACACCTCTACTGCGAACTGGTCTACGATGGCATTTTCGTCGAGTGCATCCACGCGGACAAGACAAAAAAGCAACGAGACGACATTGTCGAGGCATTCCGTCGGGGGCAG ATCTGGGTCTTGATTTGCACCGACGTCATGGCCAGAGGAGTGGATTTCAAGAACGTCGAACTCGTGATCAATTACGACTTCCCTCAGTCAGCTGCGGTATACATTCACCGCATCGGTCGCACGGGACGTGCcggacggcgcgggcgg GCCATCACTTTCTACACGACTGCTGATATTCCGCACctccgcagcgtcgtcggcgtcatGCAGCAGACTTCCACGTGCCAAGTCCCAGAGTGGCTCCAGAAAATGGGCAAAATGACTGCCAAACAAAAGCGCgacctgcagcggcgcgcaccGGAAAGAAAGCCAATCCTCACGACTCCAGC GATCGATgtgcggagagagaagcagcgacaACAGGCAATCGAAGCCagcaaggcgaagaaaaaacgcaagCTTGAAGCATCTCGCGTATCCGGCTCGTCGCCATGA
- a CDS encoding hypothetical protein (encoded by transcript BESB_030650), with the protein MKNGDGAGLVCRRRRQEPPSSVEHINVYITRKFFASAEVSRLLFGAL; encoded by the coding sequence ATGAAGAACGGCGATGGTGccggcctcgtctgccgcaggcggcggcaggagccTCCCTCCTCGGTTGAGCATATCAACGTCTACATCACCCGAAAATTCTTTGCGTCGGCCGAGGTTTCAAGGCTCTTGTTTGGCGCTCTGTGA